One window of the Rosa rugosa chromosome 3, drRosRugo1.1, whole genome shotgun sequence genome contains the following:
- the LOC133737714 gene encoding uncharacterized protein LOC133737714 — translation MDAEPYARCMYMFETIMFVLDMKHTFNDIVREVSMGFNHLNLGSFDLRYSFPGYKSCVLSSDMDVKLMFRCMFDFKLNSVDILWVQAILLMRVNTWGVIGQRLQRVISLMRGRRVLEFREKLTKYAIETSFLFKYTQNTSSRVIAECAKRYFDGCQWSIRALKNNVNDFFYIKKLNNVHTCKGVLRQQKSKLLGSHVVKSEIANELKSNPQLKPKEIVSRFKHSFGLDVSYRTAYNPGSYCILETDPLSNRFERFFICFSGCIEVFKSCIPLLFVDAAHLKSKYKGYMLCAIGKNGNQEFFPFAFAVVDSENHVNWDWFFDHLYNILSPQGRNVTFVTDRHSGLLNAVARVFPDSPHSYCYYHLKENVRSVYRKQSENYFVDKIVEEFMKVAYSPTLASYNFNLHNLKKEGGPPIEEFLRSLPLEKWCNAFFKGNRYGEMANSIAESFNNWTRDLREAVSFLYLRCLKA, via the exons ATGGATGCAGAACCTTATGCGAGGTGCATGTATATGTTTGAGACGATTATGTTCGTTCTTGATATGAAGCATACGTTTAATGATATTGTGAGGGAGGTCTCTATGGGTTTTAATCATTTGAATCTTGGTTCATTCGACTTGAGGTATTCTTTCCCTGGATATAAAAGTTGTGTGTTATCAAGTGATATGGATGTAAAACTAATGTTTAGGTGTATGTTTGATTTTAAATTGAATTCTGTTGATATTTTG TGGGTTCAAGCAATATTATTGATGCGAGTGAATACTTGGGGTGTTATAGGCCAGAGGCTCCAAAGAGTTATCTCACTCATGCGTGGCAGGAGGGTGTTAGAATTTAGGGAAAAGTTGACCAAGTATGCTATTGAAActagttttcttttcaagtACACACAGAATACCTCAAGTCGTGTTATTGCAGAGTGTGCTAAGAGATATTTTGATGGTTGTCAATGGTCTATTCGCGCTTTGAAGAACAATGTGAATGACTTTTTCTACATAAAGAAGTTGAATAATGTTCACACATGCAAAGGAGTTCTTAGGCAACAAAAGAGTAAGCTTTTGGGGTCTCATGTTGTGAAATCGGAGATTGCTAATGAGTTGAAGTCCAATCCTCAACTCAAGCCTAAAGAGATTGTGTCTCGTTTCAAGCATTCTTTTGGTTTAGATGTGTCTTATAGGACTGCTTA TAATCCGGGCTCTTATTGCATATTGGAAACTGATCCTTTAAGTAATCGTTTCGAACGTTTCTTCATTTGTTTTTCTGGTTGTATTGAGGTCTTTAAGTCATGCATTCCGCTTCTGTTCGTGGATGCTGCTCATTTGAAGAGTAAGTATAAGGGATACATGCTCTGTGCTATTGGAAAGAATGGAAACCAAg AGTTCTTTCCCTTTGCATTTGCAGTTGTAGATTCTGAAAATCATGTGAATTGGGATTGGTTTTTTGATCATCTATATAACATCTTGTCTCCGCAAGGTAGAAATGTGACTTTTGTTACTGATCGACACAGTGGACTGTTGAATGCTGTTGCCAGGGTATTTCCAGATTCTCCTCATTCATACTGCTACTACCACCTTAAGGAGAATGTTAGAAGTGTGTACCGAAAGCAATCTGAAAATTATTTTGTTGACAAGATTGTGGAGGAATTTATGAAAGTTGCTTATTCACCTACATTAGCAAGCTATAACTTCAACTTGCACAACTTGAAGAAAGAAGGTGGTCCGCCTATTGAAGAGTTTTTGCGATCTTTGCCGTTGGAAAAGTGGTGCAATGCATTTTTCAAAGGAAACAGGTATGGTGAAATGGCAAATAGTATTGCCGAGTCATTTAACAATTGGACTAGAGATTTGCGTGAGGCCGTGAGCTTCCTATATTTGAGATGTTTGAAGGCTTAA